A segment of the Trifolium pratense cultivar HEN17-A07 linkage group LG7, ARS_RC_1.1, whole genome shotgun sequence genome:
TTCAGAGTAGGATAGAAAAACAAACATCCTATTTAGAAAGACAATTTAAAGAAGATAAACCCCATGACACATGGAGTTTTAATGACGAAAGTTTCACCTgctatgaagaagatgaaagtcATAAATACCCTCACCTTTTTCATACAAGAAATCCACAACTCAACAACATAGCATGTATGATAACTTACATGATAAGAAACCTTTGTCAAGAGAAActtgttgaagaaattcaacctgtTAAGCTAGAATGGTATCAAAGGGTAGATATGATTCTAGAAGAACAAAGAAAGAGTCAAGAAAGGATAGAAGACCTTTTAGAACTTTTAGAAAAAAGATATTTAACTCAGGATGAGTTAACTCAAATTCTTAAGAGGGGGGAAGATAGGGGAAAAGCAATAGTTATCCCGGAACCAGAAATTCAAACCCAACCTAAAGAAAAAACTTCTGAATCCAAACAATTAAGTATTAGACCACCTTCTACTTACTTTTAATGGAAAATACAGAAGAAACCCTCAATAGGCAACTAGAAAATCTAGAAAAACTTATGGTCTCTTTAGATATAAGTGGAAAAAATCAGGAGATCCCTGATAACAAATCTGAAGATAACAATCAGATCATTTATGATTTTAGCTCAGAAGAAGCTAGTGAAAACGAAAATGAGAATCCTCATTTCGTAAAAATAGAAGAACATGGAGAAACTTCAGGTACCAAAAAACCTGCAGATTTTGAAAAGGaatttaccaaacaaaaattccaaaaagtACCTCATTACTATGAGCCTTcacaaaacccttttcaaggaCAAGGTGTTTTAGACATAGATTGTAGTTTAGACACTGCAAAGGATCTTAGAGATTGGTAGAATACAAATAATGTATTAATTCATCTGAATGAAGATCTAAGAAATTTAGGATCAGTTGATATTTTCAACTACCTACAATATAAAACTAGAGGAAATGCATTCAAATACATTTCAAATCTACCACCACAAGTTATGGGAACTATGCCTTTAATAGGATCCTTAGTTACAGACTGGGTATATAGTTTATTAGTCAAAGAATTCAAAGGATGGAAGGATACTGTCCAATCAAAAACAGCATTTTCCGATCAAAATCTTTGGAAAAtaactaatttaaaaatttgcaaTATGTGTTACATTGATAACTTTATTTGTGAATTTCAGAGTTATTATTATAACATAGACAATGAAACAAGACTATCAAGAGGATTGTTAGATCTCCTCTATGATAAGCTTCCAGGAGGAGTGTCAACTCAAGTCAAGCTATACTTTACCTCAATATCATCAGAAGGAAAGGTAGATGATACTCTAGGAGGAAGAATAACTGTTTTAAAACAGTGGCTCACAGATAAATGTAGCAAAAAGATAGCTAAAAGAGAAGCTAAAGTATCACTTTGCTGTGATAAGTTACAAAACAAAGTAGGAGACTATAGGTGTAACTATAGAAATCCTAAAAAGAAATCTAGAAGAAATATAAGGtcttataagaaaaagaaattcagaaaaatcccttttaagaaatttagaaaAGGAGATAAGAAATTCTTTAGGAAAAAACCTCCTTAtcctaaaagaaaaacatgtccGCAAGATAAGAAATCATGCACATGTTGGTTATGTCATGAAGAAGGACACTATGCCAATGAGTGCCCTAAAAAGGATAACCCTAAGAAAAATGTCTTACAAGCCATATACGCAATAGGATATGAACCTATAGAATCAGATGTAGAATCTGATGAGGAAATTTATGAATACTGCACAGAGACAGATTCAGAGATAGACTTAAATGTCGAAGAAAGTACTTGGTAAAGGAAATCCAAGTGcaacatttataaaaatagtactagaaaataaaaacctttTAGCCTATATAGATACAGGTGCAACCCTTTGTTTTGGAAGAAAATCGATCTCTAGGAACTGGGATAGATTAGAAAAGCCAAAAGAAATAGTTGTTGCAGACAAGTCAAAACATCAAATATGGTTTAGCCTTAAGGATGTATCTATAGAAATTGAAGGATATAAGTTTTTTATCCCTACAATTTATTTACATGATTCAGGTCTTGATCTAATTATTGGAAacaattttctaaaattatatGAACCCTTTATTCAAAGGAGTAATACAATTTCTCTTCGATGGAAAAATCTTGGAAATCCAGACGAAAAGAAAATGATTActacaaaaataattactagaaatgaaattttaaaaatgatttctgGCAATTTGAAAAAACTTAGTTCTATTTGGGAAGAGTATAAATTCTTTACAACTTTAGAAGAAAGACTCGATGAAGTTTGTTCTGATGATCCATTAGATAATCAGAAAAATACTAATCATGAATTAATAGTAATTCGACTTAAAAACCCGAATGAAGAAGTCAACGTTCCTAATAGAATTCCATATACTATTAAGGATGTTGAAGAATTCAAAACTGAGTGTAAAGATTTACTTGAAAAAGGACTAATAAGACCTTCTTCAAGCCCACATTCAGCTCCAGCTTTTTATGTCGAAAATCATAACGAGATAAAAAGAGGGAAAAGAAGAATGGTAATTAACTATAAGAAACTCAATCTTGCAACCATTGGAGATTCTTATGGATTACCTagaaaagattttatttttgaaaaaattaaaggttGTAACTATTTTTCATCCCTTGATGCAAAATCAGGATATTATCAGCTAAGACTTTCTGATGAAACAAAACCTTTAACGGCATTTTCATGTCCGCCACAAAAACATTTTGAATGGAATGTTTTACCCTTTGGGTTAAAACAAGCAccttcaatatatcaaagatttATGGATAATTCTTTACAAGGATTAGACCATATATGCCTTGCATATATTGacgatatacttatttttacaaaaggaacaaaagaacAACATATCAAGGATGTTGAAATAGTTCTTTTAAGAATTAAAGAAAAAGGAATTGttatttcaaaaaagaaatcacAACTTTGTAAAACTGAAATTGAGTATCTCGGAGTAATCATAAAAGATAATGGAGAACTCAATTTAGCGCCACATACCCAGGAAAAGATTTCAGCTTTCCCTGATGTATTAGTGGATagaaaacaaattcaaagattctTAGGATGTTTGAATTATATTGCCAATGAAGGATTTTTTAAAGATTtggcaaaagaaagaaaaattttacaaaGGAAAATTTCTGAAAAAATTCCTTGGTCATGGACAGACGAAGATACTAAGATTGTGAAAACAATTAAGAGTAAAATTCAAGTCCTACCAAAGCTTTACAATCCCACAAATAATGACTTTCTAGTTGTCGAAATTGATGCATCCAAAGATACATGGGCAGGATGTATGAGAGCTTTCCCTAACGGAAAAGCAACACTAAAACTCAATGAGTTTGGTGAAAATCTGAGAGTAACCTCAGATATACAATCTGATCTAATTTCGAAAGAAAGAAAGAcagataaaaaacaaaatttagtaGATTACTCtgctaaatttaatataaaagaaaaagagttatTACTCTGTAAATACATATCGGGAACTTTTTCTGATACAGAAACAAGATATCCGATAGCTGAGTTAGAAACACTTGCATGTGTTCGAGTATTAGAAAAATGGAGAGTAGAACTTCTACCCTCTAGGTTTCTTTTGCGAACAGATTCAAAATATCTAACAGGATTCtggagatataatataaaagcAGATTATAAAAGCGGACGATTAATTCGTTGGCAGATGAAATTACAACAATTTCAACCATACATTCAGTATATAAAATCTGAAAACAACAGTTTTGCAGATACTCTTACACGGGAATGGAGCAAGCAATAAAGATCTTGCAGCATAATCTGAAACAAAAAGACGAGCAGATTGAAGCTACTCAACAGCGTCTTACAAAACTTTCTTCTGAGAGGGGGGAGATAATTACAACATTACAAAATTTGCAACAATATACAGCAAATACAAACATCAGTGAACCAACTGAAGAAAAAAGCAGCAGCAACACCAAAGAAAATTGGGACTTGCTTGGACAAGATTCTGGAAAATACAACTACTATGTAAAGTATTCAGCTCCAAAAAGCTCAAAGATTCCAATTGAAGCAATATCACCAAGTGATTGGAAAAAGGAACAAGAATCTTCAGAAACAACTTCAGACAGCAAGAAATCATGGGCtgatgaagtagaagaagaagatgaagcaaGAAAAAATGGTTTGTCAACAACCATCCAAACAAACGATCCCGTAGACAATGAAATGGGAAAGTTCGAAGCTTATGTCATTTTCGATGGTCCAATGAAAGGGATCTACAGAAAATGGGCAATAGCAAAACAGCACATCATCGGAAAAAATGTACGCCACAAAGGCTACAAAACCATTAAAGAAGCAGAACAAGCTCTTTACGGTCCTTACAAGGAAATTACAGCAGCAAAAGATATCCAAAGATCTTCAACAATGGAGTCAAAAAAGAAGCTGTCAATTGATAAAATCCGCCAGCTAGAACACCAAAAAACATTCCACTTAGCAGACCCAACTTTCACAGAGTTTAGTCTTAGATGGAAATGGATAAATAACTATATAGAAGAATTCTCTACAGATTGCTTCTACCCAACAAACAAGTATGGATGTTCAAAAACGGTCCTACTTCCAGGAATAGACAATCAGCTTTGTCTATCATTCTTTCAAAATGGATTGATCAGCACAATTTATCtcgaagaaaaagaacaaagaagTTTTGGAGAACTCAAATACTTTCCAGAAGAACTTCAAAACCTAGTACAAAAATTCAACAATCTCTTTGCCAAAGGAAAAGAAATATTCCTTCAAATAGATTCAACATATCCATGGTACGATGAAATTACTCTGGATTTAACTATAAAACCACAATATCTCATCAAAATAGGGATATCAAACAAGACATATCCAACTATGTcgaaagagaaaaatgaatggCACCCAGCCAGTTACATTGCACAGATGAAACACTTCAGACAAAAGGTTACCAGGTTAACCCAGCAAACAAACTACAGGGTTGTTTACGACGATCCATCAACAGTCGTTTACAGCGATTCCAGAAAGCCAGCCAAGGAGAAAGATTTACAGGCtgttaaaaatcttgaagaAAGAGTTGACCAGCTAAAGGAAGACTACACAAAACTACCCATGGTAATTAGAGAAGAACTGTGTAGAAATTTTACACAAAGTTACAAAGGACACGTGTGTGAAATCTGTCCGCCAAAATCGTCGGCACAAAACGACAAAGAAGAACTCAGTGGAAAACAACACATCACAATGTAGTGGCAGACAAAGAAAAGCAGCCACCCACTATGTAGGGTCGGATAAGACTGCCTTATCACTATGTAAATTATTGTTTGTCCGTTTTCTTTAGTGcgtttttcttttgctttaatAGCTGTCACGGATAGGGACATGTGAACCACTTGTGAGTCCTACTCCGCTATAAATAAGAGCCTTGATGCTCGTTTGTAATCAGAATGAAATTAAGTTTGAATGAAGTTTTTCATTTCTCCTAAAATCTTAAGATTTTAGTGTTGATAGTTGAGGTAATACTCTGGAGCTATCAGAACGTTGAGGTAATACTCTGGAGCGTTCACAAATCAAAATTCGAAAGAATCATAGACGGTCGTAGTGGACTGATAACAAAGACGAAAGTCATCAATTCAAGATcaaattcaagaatatcaaaTCAGGTATAAACATgtttatgttaaatttatttaacatcTTTCAATACTATAGAATATCAAAGTTCTGTTTAAATAATGTTCAAATACATGTCAAAATATTTCAAAGATCAATATGACTGAAGTATCATATTTCGAAGAAACATCTAGCTATCACACAGATGCTATTTGtgataataaaatagaaagtgCAGAATTATCTTTAACTGCAgaagaaaatttcaaaagaaaatataacatgttcaaaaatattttctcaagaAAAAATATTCTGAAATTTGGAATAATGACAGGAGAAGAAGCAATTCCCATTGATTCTACTCATGGAAATATAGTTATATCTACTATAGATACAACTCAActtaaagaaagaattaaaaccTTTTCAGAAAATGAAAGATCTAAAATTGGTTATATTCATATATCGACCATTCAGATTTTAATTAAAAGCACTTTTATGAAAGGTATTAATTCACCTCTAGAAATAGCTTTAAAAGACTCTAGAATTCTAGACACAGATCAAGCAACAATTGCAAAAGGAAATTGCAATCTAAAATATGgtaaaatcaaatttgatataaatttaCAAATTGGTTTATCTCTAAAAGATAAAGATCTTGATAGATCTATAGTTTttcattataaaatgaaaaacaaaaattttatgaaaaaaggtAATCACCCATTTACCATTTACTATAGAATTAACTATGCTTTGAGTAATTCACATCATAGTATAGAATTCAAAGGAAAAGACACAATTCATATTGACGAATTGTTTGCACCTATAGTAACTCTAAAATCACCTATATTTAGAAGTCTAGCAAGGAATAGTTGTTCTTTGATAGAAGCTGACAGAGATCTGTTTGAGGAAACAGAAGACAAATCGTTATTTAGAAGCAAAAGCCTTAGAATAACACCACCCAAAAAAGATTTTTATATCTCAGAACAAAAAGAACTAAGTAAGCTACATAGTTCAATAGAAGGACTATCTTTACAAGTCCAAAATTTAGATAGAAAAATCTAAGAAATGCCTGGAGCAACTTGGGCATACCTTTTAGAATTAGAGTTAGAAGAATACCAAAAAACTCTAAAAATGATTCTAGAAAGAGACCCCACACATATCTACGGATTCTATGATGTGGTTAAATATAATATAGAGCGCCTTGAAGGCACTATAGAATGGGCATCACAAACCCAAACATATGATGAAGACGACGTCAGAAGTTTTCAAAAATGTCTCCAAAGAGACTTAAATCTCTCAAGGATTCAAAAGACCCTCGAAAGATTACCTTCCGCAAATGCAGCTACCTCTGCCGAAAACTCTGGTATCAGAGCGTAACATCCATCCAaggtttaaaaataaaaagaaaaatctttttaaaaacaGTTTGGTCAAGAACCgatttaaaagaaaatcttTTAAAAACGGTTTTGTCAAGAACCAATTTAAAAAGAACATGACTTTGTGAAACTGCAGGAATTTGTAACAGCAGTGAATCTTGATCCATATAAATAGAAAACCAGTATGTGTATGAAACTTAATTTGTATGTCATGTCCCTTAAGCTGGAAATATTTGAGCTGAGTTTTTTGTTTGATACACTAGCACGGATCACTGTTGTAGGTCATGTCAAAAATAATTGCGGTTGTGTTGTCCTTTTCTTAGAAGGTGGACAAATTCAGTTTAGACCATAAAAATTCAGCTTTACAAAAAAGTACAATCGaattagatgttttctcttccccatGAACTTtgtagaaaaattcggttcgcagaaaccgaattttttctagtgcaaattcagagtaaatttcggtttttagaaaccgaaatttgttttcaaggcaaaaaaaaacttcggtttctacgaaccgaagttttttcaaggacaaaattaaaaactcAGGGAATAAAAGATTTacgggggtggggagagaaaacatcatcgAATTATGGTTGGAGTGTTGGACAATGTCAATGGTGACAATCTTGTACAAATTGCagtacatatatatattgtatatttttccGAGGGTGTCAAAATTAAGTTTAAAAGCAAAAAACTGCATCTAGTAAATGGTCTaccatattcattttttttttacagttctaccatattcatgtAAGCAAGAAATAGTGCcaatttttgttgacaattAGCTTACTGGTCACATGATTCATGAAACATATTGTTGTCTAATTTGGtgtgttttattttcttctttttgtcaAGCAAATTTGGTGTATTTTCTACGTGTTTTCCATGtagattttatttaatttattttatatttttaatttcatcgTTTGAATGTATGTTGTTTTAGTgcagtattttttttcttcttcttgatgcagtgttcatttgattttgattatcaGTTGATCGGCTTCAATCCATTACATGTTCAATCGATAATCTTGGAAGTTGGAGTCAACATTTACGGATCTAAAGtcataattagtatttttttttataaataattaggattattttttttactaaataattaGTATATTTTAGTCACTCTAATTGTCACATAGGtgtttttgtcattttatactattattttttgatattttgagtTTGTTTGCGATCTAGTCATTTCAGTTTTAACAGCGTTGAATTTTGATTATTTACGATATATTCTACCAATTTTAACACATAAATAGGCAtgaatgaaattattttttttgaaacttgATGTTATGAGTTTTATTTTCGTCATTTTATACTATTATTAACTTGATGTTAtgagtttgtttttatttagtcTACCAATTCTAATTAGAAATTATCATGTATGAATATTTTATAAACGACCAATATTAGTAATTAGTTATTGGTTTAACAGTTTCATTTATCAAAGTTTGAACTCAGATCCTGAAttcaattaacatttttttcacCAAAGTTTGAACTcatatcataaattcatttcacCTTAGTTTAAAACATTTGAGATACTGGTCCTCCTATAAGCGCGCGAGCGCGCACACACCAAAGTTGGAAGGTCAATCAGACCGGTCAACATTCCAATTCCCAATTAAATCAGTTGAACTGGCCGATCCGATTTTAATTACcttaaattttatatgataattGTATTTGTAGGTGTGTCCCTCctaattaatttcattttaacTATTCATTATTTTTGGAATATGCGTGACATTTAATGTGTGAaagttgaataaatatgattggAATATGGAAGAATAAACATCCAAGTCTCGAGACCTAGAAATATTgaagtgtgaattgaaaaaagtgGGAAAAGTCACAATTTTTGGAAAGAACACACTAATTATTagtgtttatatattaaaacGTGACTCCTTGGGATGTGCCCCAAAGATACCCCATTTTACCATTTTGTAAACGAAGGACCACACATTATTCTTGAACATCACACACACGCATTTGATCCACACactatcaaaaaataattttgacaacaatatttttgtttgtgttttcaaTTAAACGCAAACAAAAATATTGatgtaataatttttaattaattaatgcacGTGTTAATGAGTCATTAAAAACGTTTTAAATATACCAATGAACTTTCCTCTCCTCTTTTAATCCTAGCCGTCAccacctttttcttttcttcttctttgtttattaaagaggggtgatttcatgtcaaatcttgacctaaaatcacccctccaaattgtttttatttctcGTTAGTGTgattttacatatttttatgtttttgtgtattttgttgtcCCATCTTTGTGTGGTattgtcccgtctttgtgcggtgtattttgttttcccgtctttgtgcagtgttcatttgtttcgggTTGAAGCATTAGTTCCGATCAAGTGCAAATCCATTCAATGTCGACTATTGTGTCATCAATGCTGCAGATCTGGAGGCATGGACATTACAGACatttcaatatagtcatattcgtaggcttatgtaatttgtcattttatgctattaacgtggatgttgtgagtttgttcgcagattttttttgtttttagagaatttgaatttgtattgcatcgatgtactctttcaatttgaatgaatgaatatagtttatttttagtaaaaaaaaaacgttttaaaTGTGTGTTGACTTagcaaaataaatttgtttgcGTTTGATCCAATCCGAATTTCAGTTCCATTTTTTCTGAACGGATATCCTTTGATCATATCCGTTAACGCGCATGTTTTCCTTTCTCCCCACGATACGATAAGTCTGTTACAAATCAGATTCTTCTGCTGGCCCTATCCACGTTCATTTTTTCTCTCTGATTCAGTTTCGTAGCGCCTATATAAATAGAGGCCTCCGCTCAAACTTCAACTCACTTTGGAATTATGTATCTCGAATTCTCTTTGTTCTCTCTCTACTCTTTTCATCTCagaattttcttttatttgtttcagAAATACAGGTGACCTCAATGCCATTATCGATTGGTGTAAtttttgaccgatttctacAATGCAGTAACAAATCAGTACAATTACTAAGACAACactgaagtggaagaaatagtcacaagaaatgggggtttgaattgtgaccctttttaaaaattaatcctgcattctacaaagttgatctcaagtgtatacttggataaatgttagtgaattatagaacagcttggtctgagaatgttctttactataaaatagaTTATTCCGAGAACGTTCTCTACTGTGTgggaattcaaattaaatataatgaaatgCTTTGTGAATAAGGAagagaaacaacacacaaacaattatcctggttcaccccttaatagtatgggctactccagtcctcacgctcatgtgagattatccactatgagatactaccgatctcaaattacacttcttccttgatctagtccaagatcataatcttccaagcttcactcgcttgatctacctaagtcctccagactttataaggtgtcactcaatcaatagttacgtattgacttgagccaatcttttacaaatgatgatggtatggatcttcaagcttttacaaaaactcaaacaattgagtagcttgttacaatggaaaaaactctcagttcactcaaatgatatactgatcctagtattgaGATTACAGTGTTTGGAGCGAGAGAGATTtaaataaagagacaaagatgtaaccacttaaaagtgggttatgttgaaaagttgtctcttgagttatttgcttttagaaactcaaaggttaatttgagaagcaaataaaaaacactctaaactcagaagtattgatgagaatgtagatcttgagtgtgagtgatgaaagaagaattttatgacttgtagacaaaaacaagtgattgatgatttgtGGCTTCGATTCTTACTCTTCAAAGGAACCAATGTCTTCCTCTTATAGCTGAgccttgagtcttcagttccttggtcccaaaggaagtctCTAACGACCAGTTTCTTCAAATAAGATAGCTCATGATGATTTGTTGAAGAGATAAGTGCtgattgttctttctcagaatGTTCTCTATGTAGTTCTTCAACTTTTCAAATAAAAGAGCCAGTATTGACAGCTTGCAGTGAGTTGTAGATAGTTGTCCCTTGCTTTTCCACCAAGTATAGCCGTTACAAAACATTTaaacacgttttggccagctgtagatgagtttGCATCTTCAAATGTAAAGGACATTCATTCTCGACATCGTTCTCAGAGTGTTCTCCAGACTGGGTAACATATGAATTTGTTCTTTTGGAGTAGATTTGATGCATGACAGAAACCAGTTGTAATATGTAGAGGAAGCAGCTGTATTGTCCTTCTTGGAACTGTTCATGATGTCCTTTCCAAGTACTTTctttcttgattaaaaattaatctctttggagaatgttcatttaataatgaaattgaaagtacatgacaactatgagttgaagATGTGTTGTCCCATTCCCATTGGTCTATGTAAACTTTGTCTAAACACACTTGAGACACCTGATGAGATCTTGCCTTGAgaatttatcatgttgcacatgcttgatcctTAACTATGGCCAAAGGGGAAGGTCACTTTTCTCCCaaatattccttgccttaattgatcataaattgttgtgatcttgtgagttaaaaccaagataaaagtgTTTCTTTGTCTTGAACAGAGTTGACTTAAAGAAATAAGTGTTTTTGCTATGAAGCTCGTTCTTGGAGAGAATGAAGCATGAACTGTAGAATGTTCTCAGAGCATTCTTGAAACAGCAttcaagattttcttcaagGAGTGAGACACGTGatcttgatcaattaacttgaaatattgttgctgcaaaactttacataattcctctttgatgttttgcacacatggtTGCTTGCTTATTGAGTATCTTTAAGATTCTTTAGTGGAGGTGTGAGAGTACTGatcattgagaatgattaaaacttttattccttgtgcataagctcctttgaaaAACTCATGGACCATAATTCTCAAATGTTGTCATCTTGAGAAGTTTTGGTAaaatgatactttgagtaggttttgaagatccTCAATGAAAGCATCATtcccattaatattaattgtagtagtaaatcctcaaagcatataacttaaaaactcattgtaacctttgtcacataaaatcaatatattcttgagtagcttgtgatgcaggtttttccatCCTGATTCTTCAACTATGATCCTCAAATTCTTCTTTGATTATTCAATACTTATTGTGAACCTTGTTGTGATGAGGAAGACAATTAACCATGAAACTCACTTTCTTGCTTGATCCTTCGATGAATGtttttatgattcaaaacaatagtctttaaaaatattcttgaagcttgtgatactactgttgtaattatctgatgatactccaattatttcattgtttgagtatataaatgcacttgttgacgtGAGTGGCCTCTAGCTCGTCCACTTGCTAatatctatctttcaacaaaaactcaagtgcaaacatcagtagatcaccattcataaaacttaacatttattccataaggtttgttgtcattaaaacactaaaatgaaTTTTGCCTCAACAAACACTATAACCTAGATTTCCTGCTTTCCTAATCAGTAGTCTTCCAGCCAGTGGACCACACCAAGATTTCTTGCCATCTAACTAAGAAGGAATTTCTGCCTCACATGAGGACTTCATTGCCTCCCAAGGAGGACTTCCTTGTTTAATTACAATTTGTTGCCACTACTGCACTGGTTGAAAATCTATGAGTTTGTATAATGTGATATAAAGTCGTGCTCTAGGATTTTCTAACTCTCAGAGGTGTATTCAAGACTAGTTGATGTACAAAATGATCTAAGTAACTCTCAACGGAGAGGATTTACTAGCTATGAAGCTCATAGATCACATGTTATGGGATTTTACAAATCCTAAAAGAATTAAGAACATTGTCTTTTTTATATCAAGAGGTTGAATGATTAAGATAatattaattcattcattcCTTAACCTCTAATATATTCAGAGTGCTGCTTTAGTTATGCAGAGTTGTATACTTCACACCTGAAAAGCTCAAGTCATAAGTACTTTGGTGCGTTTCCATTGCACATAAGACCATGATACTCACTTGTTAAGTAATTATGATATGTC
Coding sequences within it:
- the LOC123895943 gene encoding uncharacterized protein LOC123895943, which gives rise to MTGEEAIPIDSTHGNIVISTIDTTQLKERIKTFSENERSKIGYIHISTIQILIKSTFMKGINSPLEIALKDSRILDTDQATIAKGNCNLKYGKIKFDINLQIGLSLKDKDLDRSIVFHYKMKNKNFMKKGNHPFTIYYRINYALSNSHHSIEFKGKDTIHIDELFAPIVTLKSPIFRSLARNSCSLIEADRDLFEETEDKSLFRSKSLRITPPKKDFYISEQKELSKLHSSIEGLSLQVQNLDRKI